Below is a genomic region from Cottoperca gobio unplaced genomic scaffold, fCotGob3.1 fCotGob3_340arrow_ctg1, whole genome shotgun sequence.
GTTCTATTTCAGTCAGGGACACTTGTGTCAAGGGATTGACCATTTATTGCAAATGCTCTCAAATAATCTGACcagcaacaaagaaaagtctCTAGAAAAGGTTGCAGCTTTGTAATGCGCCATCTTTAATTATCGAGCATCTTTGATGGCACTCGGAAGAGCGCAGGCCAATGGTGCGTTCGGACGCTCCAATGTTCCAGAGTAGTAAAGTCGTTCTCAGACTTCGCTGTGTTCATGATCTTTAAGTTGTAACGGGACtcagacatttaaattattttcagattattcgatttatattattacataagGTTTCATGAAAATGGGGCCAGATGTTTTTCCGAAATCTTgctgaaagacagacaaacGGAACAAACTGAGCCGAAAACACGACCTCCTTGGTGAGCGGTATCAAAAACTTTCATTAACGTTAGATCTTAGTAAATTTACCAATGCCAAAATCCTACCTGGCAGTAAACGACATGTACACCTGTATGAATATGATTGGATGCGACTCGTTAGCTGGTAGCTAAAGCAACTGACGAATGAGCCACTGACGATGAAGCACCTGATTGAATTTGAACCTGATGGTTCTTTTACTGATTTCCCAGTATCCTGCAGCGGCGGCATATTCGATGAGCCAGAGGGACATCTGTTCAGTCCAGGGTATCCTACCCCCCCGCCTCATGCTGTGTCCTGTGAGTACATTATTTCTGCAGAATCTGGCTTCACTGTCGCTCTTAACTTCACTGACAACTTCCACATCGAGAGCGTGGACACTGAGCAGGGCCCAAGCTGTCACCATCACTGGTTGCAGGTAATGACGAGCAGCTTCCATAcccttttatatttgtatatgaataAATGGACGATTTGATATACAATAAATGAGCTGTGTTACAATCGTACCTTAAAAGGTGACCATCCCGGGCACAGAGCCCACGAAGCTGTGCGGCGGGAGAAGAGTCCAGGTCTGATCGTCACAAACTCCAACACGGTCAGACTGGAATACCACACGGATGACGAAGGCCTGAGCAAAGGCTGGAGCCTGGACTACAGCACATACAGTGAGGCAGCGAGGGATGAGAGTAGAGACAAAGACAATGAGAAATTGACCTACAAGTACAGTGCTGCAGGGATTTTCCCTTTGGATTACTGCAGGAAAATCAGCTCTGTGGCAAGCAGAAGGTTATGATTcttacacgttttgttcagcaagatgaTCACAAATGACCACGTTTATGATTTCTGAAGCTTTAAATGCTAATCGCCAGAAATAACGCTAACATTAGATTGTAATCAAACTAGACAACCTCTGCAGTCTCTGCACACGTGGAGTAATTACTGATTTTATGTCGTGGAACAAAACCGCGGACCTTATTTTAGGCGTCTAACCAAACACTCATGACCCATAAGACTACGAGTCGAGGGAACTCattccctgcagcactctattgaTTGAATGCCAAAATATTTCAGTGCCACATTTTCCCCGCATGCTGTATATGCAGTTGATGTTGTTCATGGTGTTTCCAGGAGGTGAAGTGTCCTTTTCCTGGTAATTGGCTAAAGGCAGGGTCACGCCCATCTTGACTGAATATTTCTACAGAGACTACATCTTTGTGCGCTGTGACCTAGGACACAAGCTGATGATGGTTAGATGAaaacttctctttttctcctttaaaTGTCTAACAGAGGGAACTTTCTTATGTGTCATTGTGTGcgatataaaaacagatattGGCAGATGTTTTATCAGTTGAATCTGTTTCTTTGTCAGGCTGGCCAGGAGGTTGATGGTTTTCTCTACCATGTGCCAAAGCAATGGACTGTGGCACCTCCCTCTGCCAGAATGCCACAGTACGTCATCTTTAGGCTCAGACAAAACATCTGTATTGTGATTCAACCTCAAGTTAAGTCTTCTTTATCATAtcctgtgtctctccagcgACATAATAatatgttcttgttttgttcttctgCAGTAAATGATTGTGGAGAACCGAAACCTTTGCTGAATGAGGGGTGACCTTCCTGTCTGGCTTTCAGAATCAGTACCGTTCTATTGTTCAGTATCACTGTAATGAACCGTTTTACTCTCTCCTGGGGGGCATGAATGGTGAGATATTGACATAATATGCTATATGGTGTATAATGCAGATTAAGTGCACTGACTTGCTTCttaccaataatgtaataatatatatatataaaatatatatatatatatatatatatatatatatatatatatatatgtgatatattatatatatatatatatatatataatatatatatatatagatatgtgtctatgtgtttTTGGTGCACGTTGTTGGGTATAGGGTGCGCTTCGTTTTTCTACTGCGCCTGTTTTGTGCTGCCCGGCGTCCTTGTTGGAGTCTTTCNNNNNNNNNNNNNNNNNNNNNNNNNCTCTGCTGATCATGTGACTTCAGGCTTTGATGCGGTTTGTCTTTGTCAGCATGGAAACTTTAAGACAGAGCTGTAAACAGGGACATCCACTTCCTCCCACGGATTCCCTCTTCTTCACTTAGTTTCCTTCTTCACATCATTTGTGTaacaatatgtaacattattcattattcaaaaGGTCACATGAGAgggtggtctggtggtacgccttccaaacagaacaccagaaggttgtgagttcaataccggGCTtccaccagtgtacccctgagaAAGGTTCTTatcccaagttgctccagggagactgtccctgtacttagttctctgtaagtcgctctggataagagcgactgctaaatgacctgtaatgtaataagaCAGAATAGGACTCATGCACAGTAACAACATAATGTAGTTgcacttcaaaataaagttagttTTTTAGAAATGCTTCACAAGTATTCACCACACACTCCTACTTGGTTACACTTCAGTATCATTCAAGGAAGCTCTGGTTGTTGCTTTGAAACCGAAATGGCAAAACTGCAAACACCAAACCACCCGgtccctcctcctccgtcaCTGCCAGTCACTCACAGCACGTACACTGGTGAACGCACAGCGCTCATCACCATCGTCTCCAGTGTGATGAGAACTTGGCCGTTCAGTTCGAGGCTGTTTTCTTCGAAGGATATTTGTGAAAGTGAATCATCACCTCCGTTCTTGCTTCTCGTCAGTTCCTTCACCGTCGCTGCAGGAGAAACTGGCCTGCGTGTTTATCAGCTTACATTTGAGCACATTTCATTAAATGTAGgtcattaatattaaaaaaatataagttGAAGTTAAAAGAGACATTTCAGTTTGTACATCTGgtgctctgtttgtgttttcactgtttattggcataaatgcaaaaatatatatacaaacattaaTACATGTTATAATGTGTTTAGCCCTAACCCTGtacaaacagtaaaacacagtcgtgatcatatataatataaaatgtctaCATGTCTTTACATGCTGCTTATAAACAATACATATGGGTGTTaaagtaaaatgcattttacatgcctgtgtgtgtgtgtgtgtgtgtgtgtgtgtctgtctgtgtgtctgtgtgtgtgtgtgtgtaagtgtgtgtaagtgtgtgtgtgtgtgtgtgtgtctgtgtgtgtctctgtgtgtgtgtgtgtgtgtgtgtgtctgtgtgtgtctctgtgtgtgtgtgtgtgtgtgtctgtgtgtgtgtgtgtctgtgtgtgtgtgtgtgtgtgtctgtgtctctgtgtgtgtgtgtgtgtgtctgtgtgtgtgtctgtgtgtgtgtgtgtgtgtgtgtgtgtgtcgtgtgtgtgtgtgttggtgtgtggtgtgtgtgttgtggtgtgtgtgtgtgtgtctgtgtgtgtgtgtgtgtgtgtgtgtgtgtgtgtctgtgtgtgtgtgtgtgtagatttactGCAGCATCTTAAAACTCATCTATGTAATTGTGACACATCTTGCTGAACACAGTCTCTGACTCTGttgatgtttatatttatatttataagttTATATCTGTCAGTGTTTCGTTCTGTCGTTTCTAATCACATGTACCTGTGTGTCTCACCTATCCATAATGAAGCACTAACGACGGCTTTTGTTAGAAGTTATCAGGTTCCATATTTatcaaacaatataaaacactgaggagaaaaagaacagCTGACGAATGAAAGTTTCCTCTCAAGAAACAAAAGAATCACATTTCAATCTGCAGCTTGTTTCAGgcgatgtttttatttttcaacaaataCATTCGCAGAATCTTGAAAAGAGGTTTGGAAAACTTCCTGTATGTTTAAAACACACAGCGagataaacacacagaggaaggaTCCACCTGAGAACATGTGGGTGAGACCACAGAGATGTTGTTCTTCATCGTGTGGAGAGAAGACAGCTACACAGCGAGCGTCATGACGTCCTGCTCACACCAAACAAATTCAAATCAGAGTCTTTTTGCTGCGGCTTCACTTTGGTGTTTTGTCGCCTGTAACTGTATCTGCGAGCTTCAGTGTCGGGGGGGTGCAAAGTCGTGAGGTGGTCTTTCCTACAGCTGAAGTTTAGTCACCTGCTCTGAATATCAGGTGCACGTACTGTTAAGGAAAATGCCCCTCACGTGGAAACAGTTGAGGGAATGCAGATGATTATGTTAATATGATGAGAAGGAAGAAAGCATGAGTAGTTTGTTCCTGTGTGAAGCTCtcattgtgttcattttaaGCATTGACCTTTAATAAGCAATTAAAAAGGCTCCAGACTTATTATCAAACCACTGCTGTGGTTTAATTTCAATAGATGATTATATCACATGTGTGTAGGTGATGAGTTCCACTGGCTTTTACTGGCAGAGGAAGCAGAGCACCGATTAGAAAAAAACTGCCGCTCTGCTGACAATTTCtgttataaatgtgttaaatcaGCATTTTGTGAAGCGCTGTGAAGCTGACGATGGAAAGATGACTGTGGTATTTGGTAAAGAAACACTGCTTCATAACCTTTTAATGACTCTTCAACAGGTGCTTCATCTTATAAATCATGTGCACAAAGTCAAAGATCTGCAGCACAATCTTAATTCAGATTAAATTAAAGGTGCACACATGTTTACGGTGAGACACTGATCTCTGCACAGGCTGTTGCTCTGCGGTTATGTTCAAGTTAAATGgaatttaatgtttaattatgttttgtttattttgaatttcCACACACTCACTGACGCCGTGGTAATAATGAAATCAAGAAATCACTTTTGCTGCACTTGTTTCTTTGAAAATTACAAAATATTCCACCCAGCGCTTAACAACAGTAAGACTGAAAGtatcagtgcgtgtgtgtgtgtgtgtgtgtgtgtgtgtgtgtgtacctaacCCTTGCTTGAAAGCAGCTGTCTGAACGTTTTCATGGCAGCTAAATGTTTAACAGCTGATCTCACTGATTAAAATACAGTCAGATATTATTTGATTTtggaataaattaaataataaatgtattaaatataatatatatactatataacacaatataatcaGGTTAGATAacatcatttaagtgcagaattGTTCTCTGTGTAACGGATcacttactttattttatttttctctccctgttaTAGCTAAGCGTCACAAAAACGTAGCTTTGAATATGAAATTTGAAGAGCACAGAATtcattcatatacatatatatatgtatatatatatatatatacatatatatatgtatatatatatatatacatatatatatgtatatatatatatacatatatatatacatatatatatatatatatatatatatatacatatacatatatacatatacatatacacatatatatacacatatatacatatacatatatatatatatatacatatacacatatatatacacatatatacatatatatatatatatacatatatatatatacatatacatatacatatacatcatatactagatatatatacacatatacatatatatacatatatatatatattacacatatacatatataaatatatatatatacaatatatataatatacacatatacatatatatacatatatattaaatatatatatatatacatatatatatatacatatatatatacaatatattatatacaacaatacatatataatatagatatataccatatatctatatatatctcccTCTTCCATAATacctctcttctctatctcttgtataattatatagtgtctatattatatactatatatctctatctatacatatatatatatatctatatatatctacctctctaccttctctccatatctctctctctgtgtctatctctctctatctatcctctGTCTATCTTATACTCTGGTGTCTATATCTATGTGTCAGCTAATTCTCtatgctcttctctctctccccctctctatcttctctctttgtctctctctctctctctctgtctcctctctctatgTGTTATaatatctatgtttatatatatatatatgttatatatagacatgtcactatggggtgtactcacttttgttggccagctgtttagacattaacagcttgtggtactgagtaattttcaaaggacaataaatctatactgttattcaagcagcacactgactactttaagttatatcaaagtttcagtaggataatgttatcccctgaaaggatataacagaatatttgcaaaaatctaaagggtgtactcacttttgagatatactgtatatgtcatatctatattttatacattttaagatataagataacactttaaaaacaactgaaagttgtaaaatgttacACCTTGAGGGATCTTCTTAAAGTGTACGAGTTTTAAGTGACAACATGCAGATGATCCGTTAAAAAGCCTCAATAATGCAGCTTTACTGTTTAATATGTAAAATGCACAGTCAGTTGAACAGCCTGCAGACTAcggaaacacaaaacacacacgtttaaaattcacaaaagcaataaaaaaagtattcaaaAGAACGGCTGTAAAGCCAGCTGACTTGTTAAACTTATAAAATTGATTATTAAAcaggataaatatatatatttagtgcgactccatatatatttatttctgtgtctttaatgtctAAAGCAGAAGCCCTAGTATAGAACGCTATGTTGTACAAATAAGTAACGTAAAAAGTAATCTGAGAGTTTgtcatgaaaaatgtaattgtattgtagacatataaaaaatatagaatttCATATAAAGGAGAAGTGCTTTATAGAGCTTTATAAACTCCACTTTGGGTGTTGGACTCCAAAGTTCATTGACTTTACTGGGGAATCGAACCCATGTTCTCAAAACACCTGTGCAGGTTCCTAACCCATTGAGCTAATATAACAGAGACATCTGGCCTCTGCTtgataaatcaaatcaaatcaaatcaaatcaaatcaaatcaaatttatttgtatagcccaatatcacaaattatacatttgtctcagtgtgctttacagactgtacaggttacaacatcctctgtccttagaccctcgcatcgcacaaggaaaaacttcctaaaagaaaccccaaaattaaaggggaaaaaatggaagaaacctcagggagagcaactgaggagggatccctctcccaggacggacagacgtgcaatagatgtcgtgtgtacaggataaacaacatagtacaaatacaacatttgacagaaattatgttgtgttggaaaaaaaaaaagaaatagaaagtttggatgaatccaggaaaatgtcaaaaaggcttcccggtgtccagcaggaccaggtcagcaggtgctgtcacgattcatgatcctgacgtaaactttatcagtggcaacctgccacatgagagacagacactccggggatgataccccggatggtgagttagtaacatacatttacataaatgcatacagatagagagggagaagaagagagggagaagaagagagagggagagaaggaagagagcagggaggtgtcccccggcagtctaagcctatagcagcataactaggggctgatccagggcaaacctaagccagccctaactataagctttatcaaaaaggaaagtctttagcctactcttaaatgtggagagtgtgtctgcctcccgaacacaaactggaagctggttccactggagaggagcttgatagctgaaggctctggctcccattgtactcttagagactctaggaaccacaagtaaccctgcagtctgggagcgtaatgctctagttggtttataaggtactatgagatctttaagatatgctggagcctgacctttaattgatttgtaagtcaggagaaggattttgaattctattctgtattttaccgggagccagtgcagagcagctaatacaggagtaatatgatcccatttccttgttctagtcaatacacgtgccgctgcattttggatcaactgaagagtcttaaccgacttttttggacaacctgataacaatgagttgcagtaatccagccttgaagtaacaaatgcatggactagtttttctgcatcattttgagacaggatgtgtcttatttttgcaatgttacgtagatgaaagaaggcagtccttgagatttgttttatgtgggagttaaacgacagatcttgatcaaagatgacgccaagattccttacggtggtgctggaggccaagttaatgccatccagagcttctatgtcattagaaaatgcgtttcggaggcgtttagggccaagtataataacttcagttttgtctgtgtttaacatcaaaaagttgctagacatccaagtttttatgtccttaaggcatgcttgaagtttagccaattgattggtttcatctggtttaattgatagatataattgggtatcatccgcataacaatgaaagtttatagagtggttccttataatattgcccaaaggaagcatatataaggtgaatagaatcggtccaagtacagaaccctgcggaactccgagactgactttggctgtcatggaggatttatcgttaacaagtacaaattgagatcgctcagataaataggacttgaaccagcttagtgcggttcctcttatgccaacacaatgttccagtctctgtagtagaatgtcctgatcaacagtgtcgaaagcagcactgaggtctaacaagacaagaacagagacgagtcctttgtctgaagccaatagaaggtcattggtaactttcaccagtgccgtctctgtgctatgatgaactctaaatccagattgaaaaacctcaaataaactattattatgtaaaaagtcacacgacgttttgcgactgctttctcaaggattttagcgagaaagggaaggttagatatcggcctatagttggctaaaatctctggatcaagaccaggctttttaagaagtggttttattacagctactttaaaggattttggtacgtagccagataataaagacaggttgatcatatttaacaacgaagtgttaattaagggtaaaacttctttaaacagtttagttggaatcgggtctaaaagacaggttgatggtttagacgatgagattgttgaagttagttggttaaggttgattggagtaaaacagtctagatatatttcaggagttacagatgtttttaaaattccggcagttgaagttaagtcattaccaattgaggtcaggaggagattaattttgtctctaataattataattttatcgttaaagaaactcataaagtcgtcactactgagagatataggaacagaaggctctgtagagctgtggctctctgtcagcctggctacagtgctgaaaagaaacctggggttgttcttattttcttctattaaggaagagtaataagctgctctggcattacggagagccttcttatacgttttaagatgatctaaccagactaaacgagattcttccaatttagtggaacgccatttactttcaagatttctcgacttttgttttagtttgaggatttgtaaattaagccggagctttctttttctgttttatgatcttcttcttaagaggagcgacagagtcgagtgttattcgcagtgaggctgcagcgctatcaacaagatgattaatttgggaggggctaaagttagcattggagtcctctgttatattgatattgagtcctggtattgaatcaagtgctgatggaatcacttccttaaatttagtcacagcactttcagataaacatcgagcgtaggatattttgcctactggcttgtagtccagtaacaggacttcaaaagttattaaaaaatggtctgataaaagaggattatgtggacacactgataaactttcaatttcaacaccatatcccagaacaaggtccagagtgtggtttaaacagtgagttggttcatgtacattttgactgaacccaattgaatctaatattgagataaatgcattattaaggctgtcactatcaacatccacatgaatattaaagtcacctacaataattactttatctgttttaaggactaaatttgataaaaattctgagaattcagatagaaattcagagtacggaccaggagggcggtacacagtaacaaatacaactggctttattgttttcaatgttgggtttgagagcgtaagaacaaggctttcaaaagagttatattttagtttaggcttaggattgatcaagaggtttgagtcaaatatggccccaactccacctcctcggccagtacctcgaggaatgtgagtattaatatgaccaggtggagtagattcatttagactgacatattcttcatgtctcagccaggtttcagtgagacaaaataaatcaatcttattatctgatattaaatcatttaccaatccagctttcgttgataaagatctgatgtttaagagcccacatttaattttttgatttagttgcacttttgcagtggtggtgtttattttaattaggttttcatgtataactcctcttctgttaaccatagacttgattagtttcagtggtcgtggggcagacacagtcactatggggatttgagtgggtgactgcccggaaagaagcacagagaagtgtgtaagactgcaactctttgtcctggtctcaactctgggttgtcatggattaggtccactaatagactgtg
It encodes:
- the LOC115005679 gene encoding LOW QUALITY PROTEIN: complement C1r-A subcomponent-like (The sequence of the model RefSeq protein was modified relative to this genomic sequence to represent the inferred CDS: inserted 1 base in 1 codon; deleted 2 bases in 1 codon), coding for VFYDSKSLGKFCGNENSADGHHPGNQPILSPGNRLTLVFQTDANNPERHQNVGFSAQYQATDMDECSAPEPDDGSGPLCSQICLNTLGSYLCSCXHGYELRPDQRSCVLSCSGGIFDEPEGHLFSPGYPTPPPHAVSCEYIISAESGFTVALNFTDNFHIESVDTEQGPSCHHHWLQVTIPGTEPTKLCGGKSPGLIVTNSNTVRLEYHTDDEGLSKGWSLDYSTYRGEVSFSW